In Brachypodium distachyon strain Bd21 chromosome 2, Brachypodium_distachyon_v3.0, whole genome shotgun sequence, one genomic interval encodes:
- the LOC100822740 gene encoding protein DELETION OF SUV3 SUPPRESSOR 1(I), whose translation MAAAPADAKAEAAKMDLLEDDDEFEEFEIDQEWDDKEDGNEVVQQWEDDWDDDDVNDDFSLQLRKELEEGSAQKS comes from the exons atggcggcggccccggcggACGCGAAAGCTGAGGCGGCCAAGATGGACCTCctcgaggacgacgacgagttCGAGGAGTTCGAGATCGACCAAG AATGGGATGACAAAGAAGACGGCAATGAAGTGGTCCAGCAATGGGAGGACGATTGGGACGATGACGATGTGAACGATGATTTCTCGCTGCAGCTGAGGAAAGAGCTGGAGGAAGGCAGTGCTCAGAAGAGCTGA
- the LOC100835833 gene encoding ubiquitin-conjugating enzyme E2 20, with translation MARGENSESHGSGNVPAAAPAAVGKQAPAAARGADGQSVVRRLQSELMALMMGGDPGVSAFPEGDNIFQWVGTIDGSAATAYEGTSYRLALSFPSDYPYKPPKVKFETPCFHPNVDTHGNICLDILQDKWSSAYDVRTILLSIQSLLGEPNNDSPLNTQAAALWANQEEFRKMVEKLYKPA, from the exons ATGGCGAGGGGCGAGAACAGCGAGTCGCACGGCAGCGGCAAcgtcccggcggcggcgcccgcggcggTCGGGAAGCaggccccggcggcggcgcggggcgcggaCGGGCAGTCGGTGGTGCGGCGGCTGCAGTCGGAGCTGATGGCGCTGATGATGGGCGGGGACCCCGGGGTGTCGGCGTTCCCGGAAGGGGACAACATCTTCCAGTGGGTCGGCACCATCGAcggctccgccgccaccgcctacGAGGGCACCTCCTACCGCCTCGCGCTCTCCTTCCCCAGCGACTACCCTTACAAGCCGCCCAAGGTCAAGTTCGAAACGCCTTGCTTCCACCCCAACGTCGACACCCACGGCAACATCTGCCTCGACATCCTCCAGGACAAATGGTCCTCCGCCTACGACGTCCGCACCATCCTCCTCTCCATCCAGAGCCTGCTCGGAG AGCCGAACAACGACTCGCCGCTCAACACGCAGGCGGCCGCGCTTTGGGCCAACCAAGAAG AATTTAGGAAGATGGTGGAGAAGCTCTACAAGCCAGCGTAG
- the LOC100827972 gene encoding uncharacterized protein LOC100827972, producing the protein MLEELKKMAGEVQNLRDENDRLRDELINKEKQLAETRILLVDREQQLAETQTLLVDETRKEKETSRTVILIHRPAFDNSKHVFRLVLFTCHGLNLLESIHVLFLRTSMISHVK; encoded by the exons ATGTTGGAAG agctgaagaagatggcaGGCGAGGTCCAGAACCTCCGGGACGAGAACGACCGCCTCCGTGACGAGCT GATCAACAAAGAGAAGCAGCTCGCGGAGACGCGGATACTTTTAGTGGATAGGGAGCAGCAGCTTGCAGAGACCCAAACACTTTTAGTCGATGAGACTAGGAAGG AAAAGGAGACGTCACGTACTGTCATTCTCATTCATAGGCCAGCCTTTGATAATTCGAAACATGTTTTTAGATTAGTATTGTTCACGTGTCATGGCCTTAACCTGCTTGAATCGAtccatgttttgtttttgagaacATCCATGATTTCTCATGTAAAGTAG